The window aaaaactgAATGAAAAACTTACTTGCCAGGAATATTAAACCATGAAAAGTGCTACATTTTTCCCGCagatgaacgaaaaaaataaagagggaATAATATGCAACTTTTGTCCCATTTTTcaggacaaaaaaattaacattgtGGTTGAGTCGGCAATGAAAGTTTAATCATCATTCCAATTAGAAAATTCTGATGTGTTGAACGAATATgattgaaataagaaatacTTGACAACGTTAAGTTCGATAAGCAGCTAACTGGACACAGCAAACGACACGTGATCTGTTTTCAAAAAGGTATAAAATACGATCATGCAATGATTAGAGTAAATTAAAAGAGCTttgaataatatacaatacCACATTTTctcttgtaaaattatttcagtttttcaatgTTAGGCACAGAAAACTATCGGATATAGGACGATAACATTCTCACCCAAAATAACTTTCAAACTCTAacaagaatattttgaataatattagaGATGATAGAATGAAACTTCTCCATTTGTCACTAGATATCATTAATAATCTTTTCAATGTACACTTCATCAGTAGTTCAACTGACGAAGATACGTATAGTATCACAAGCACTTGTCCATATATACATAACTCTGAGTGGTAATTCGCATATTCTTACATAATAGAGTACGACAGTCGCATTGATCCAAAATACCATCATGTTAACGGTTAATTCAGGAATATTTGTACGCATGTAGCGAAATAATAACAGcagtgaatagaaaaaaaaatatatacgtcCTAGTGTGAGAACAATCGCTCAAGCTATTCAATAATTCCGTTATTTAACGCAAAAACATCGCTATCAGCATTAAAATTAGGATATAGATAATggggaaaacaaaaattgtaatgaattttatGATAGAAAAAGTGGGTAATGATcctgaaaaattgtgaatttaatTAGTTTGAATGATATGCAGTTTGTGATCAGATGTTAAATGACTTCTGTAACGTATGTGGCAATGATCTGGTTGCAGCGGAGCTGCAATCCTAACACGTCGATCAGGCCTGTGTGTATGTGCAtgtaaatttcattacaatatACTTATTGATAACGTAATTTTCCAAGTTTCAATATGCTTACCTTGCCCAAGACCAAGTCCTCCATACACTCCGAGGTACATGTCTCTCTTTGCAGTGTCTGAAACTGTCGTGTTATCATCTGACCATTTACTGAGCCATGCATTGGAGCCAATACTGAATATTTGGAACACAGCATTCATTACAATCGTGGAAACGGTTAAAAACCAGCCTATAGAGCGAAGATAGTGAGAATACACTTTCCATTTGACCTGAAATAGGAAATACCAGAATAAGCATGAGACATGTTTAATTTGCAATAAGTCTTACATccgaataatttattcttccCTGTGAACAATGGGGCTGCAATTTGATGCTACTTACGCTTCCggtttcagttttttcaaccTCGATAAGTTTTTCTCCAACCTTAACTGGTAATGCATCTTTTTCCTTGACACTATTTCTATGAAGCAAACTAACAGAGTTGTGACTATCTATTGAATATTGTCTGTAACAAATTAACATGGAATTCAAATATGGGACAGTTGACTGCGCTAGGATTCTTGTCTgccttataatttttcaatcatctgTCACAAAAACGTTTATCGCAACATACAGTTAAGATTATGAACTTCAAGTCAATGATCTCAAGTTAAATTCACGTAAAACGTACTCGTACCTTTTAAGTGAACCGTTAAGTGATCGTTTTTCATTCACAGATCCAGAATCACTGTGACTTTCAGATACCCTGGATCTAGCTCTTGATAACTTTTGCTGCAAATCATCCGTGCCAATCGTTGATTCAAGCTGTTGTTTTAGTTCATCAAGGTCTGCTTCTGATACTGCATCAGCCTCCACTGATTCATATTATAAAATGGATAAGTTGGAAAAAAGAGTATATTTGTGTTTATACTAGGTGAACAACTAATTAGTATTTACAAACAGCcatgtaacaaatgaaaatacaaatatgaTATTTTGAAGCAGGCCTTTCGCACTCACGGCACAGGTTAACTTGCAGTGGAGAGTGCGAGATACGCAGGGAATCCCCGGTGAAAATACAACTTTTGGGCCACGCGCACACTGCTATCGCCAACACGTGAGCTAGTTTTCTTTCGCACCATTTAACCGCTACGCTTAGCTCATGTAAAAGTTGTGTGTGTGCTGGCGTTAGCGATGCGCACATGGCTTGGAGATTGCCCTTTCACCAGATGTTCCACATAACGTGAGGTGTTACGTGGCTCGAAAAGTTTACCACAAGATATCCTCAGTGTATTTTTAAGGCCATGcatattgtataattaattggTGTTGAGAAAGAATCAAGTTTAACAATTATCAATCAAGTTATAAAAATGCGATAATAATCATTCGAATATCTGGTTATTTACATTACTGAACCAATGTGAATATCAACGAATCAGCAAAATCATTGGTACAATGCAACAGACATTATATATTTGCATCCTGAGATTGGTTGTTGGTGATGATctgttataatttataaaacgattcaaaagccatacaaaaataagtaagtaGAGTTCAACAttctcaatatttaaaaataaaatctcaatcctatatatgtatagattttCATTGCTATAGGTTTAAGcagaaaatagtaatttttgaaGCTCCTAGGGTTAGATACTGAAATGACAAAATGAAGTAAGAATAAGAGTTGTCACCATCTTATTTTTGACTTACAATTTCCGACTTGGCCCCATGAAAAATAGAACCATTCAATATCAGTACACGAGAGTAATATTTTGTTGTCagaaaaaactgaattttttaattcatgaatatattaatgtataccTTCTTGCAGATGTTGTACCAGAAACTCAGCAAAGGCACCCTTCTTTTCCAACAATTGCTTGTACGTGCCACGTTCAGTTACTTCGccatttttaataacaataatgtcATCCACTTCTGGCAAATAAGTAATTCCGTGTGTAACTAAGACTCTTGTCTTTTTCTTTAGCATTCCACTAGGGCCAATGACattatcaaaaatatgtttGCCAACGTGAGAATCCACCGCACTTAAAGGATCATCCATGAAATATATGTCTGCGTTACTGTAAACAGCTCTAGCCAAAGATACTCTTTGTTTTTGCCCACCAGACAAGTTGATACCTTTTTCACCAATTTCGGTCTTATCTCCCGCCGGCAACATTTCAAGGTCTGGTTTTAGAGCGCATGCTTCAATGACACGGTTGTAAAGACTTTTATCGAGAGATTTGCCAAATAGAATGTTGTCTTGCAATGTTGCATTTTGAATCCAGGCTTGCTGTGACACGTAGGCGATCGAACCCTATTTGATGATTAAATGGCATTTAAAATAAGTATTTCTATAACCATACACAATTTTGATCCAGCGGTATGGGACTTTCATATTACAAGCAAAATATATTGTAGCGGACTGGGCGTTACAGAATAGACTTTGATGAGAATAAAATGCAGTACAAATTGTCACGTCAGGATCCTCCAAAACTGCATACAATGTCCAGAATTACGAATAAGATTTTGCATTCATACGTTATAATTTTGTCTTTCGACTGCCTTACCTTCGTATTCACTCTGCCACCCAACCGATCCATTTCACCAAGCAGTGCTGATACCAGAGAGCTTTTTCCTGAACCTACCGAGCCGACAAAAGCTACAAGGTGTCCTTGCTGAACATGCAAATTAATATTTCGCAGCGTTGGCTTATCAGATTCATCAACACACCATGTGAAAGTTCCATTTTCAATAACCAAGGGATGCACTGAAAgttattataaaatcatttcattATCGACTATTTGACGGAAGATTAATAACAAAACTAATTTCTTCCAAATATTCTATGTTTATGCATTGCTAATCTCTGATGAATAAGATAGATTGCTAATCTCTACTATTAAATAGTACAAGTTATTTTCGGTAATTGCTCTTAGAATCTAACTCACGTTCAGATGGGTCATGTTGCACATTGTTGGGATCCAATTCTTCTGAATTCATGAATTTGTTAATACGCTTCACAGATACTGATGTCTAAGTAAAccaaatatttcattataggCGATGCTCATATCCCAGGGACATTCAATAGAAATCAAATCATACGACAAGTTCTCAGGGGAgtaaatgaatattatatagacttattttcataaaaaagaCACGAAATTTGTAATATCATTTCAACTGAATACTTGTCGTTTATTGAAAAGTGATATCTTTTTAGACTCAATACTTTCATTCATTATTAGTTATGACAATATGTTGCATCTATAGCCTTCAAATATTTCGGAAGATAGAAGTGTATTACAGAGATGAAAACCTCTacattgttatttatttacaaattatatgATTGATAACTTAATATTAATACATTTTATATTGTGAACTACGCGCAATGGTTTAGTGcacatttcaaatttgaagtgAAAGTATGAATCTAGATACCTCGGCTAGTTTAGCGTTCATCAATAAGTTTGAAGCATCTCAGGATGAAACAGATCGAATGCTATGAAAGACTGTGGATAGTTTTAGCTTCATTTCAAAGAACAATAAGGTAAATACTGAAAGTTTTAATTGAGGTACTTGGATCGCAGTTGTCATCAAAGAGATATTGTATGTATTCCATGAAAATTCATGTGTGGTATTGTTCACGATATAACTTACTTGGACCATATTGCTGATCATCATGGGTAACATGGAGAGCGGAAATCTCAGGATATTGAATAAACTGAGAGAAACAAAGGCCTTCGTACTGTCCAAAACGTTTTCTTCATTGGAAAGTACAAATGTGGCGAACGATACCAGAGAGACCTAGATGAATTCCATCATGCAGCATAGAATAAAGAAATGACTGTGCTAATAGTATAAAGATAGAAGGAGTGTAGTACTTGGAAATTCATCCAGTTACATAAAGCCTTTGGGGTGTTTGCACCTACATCAATAAGATTTTATCAAGCTGTcatgaattttaattaaaaagaagCTTATACAGGTTGGTCATAAAAGCAAAGGTTCGAAAGTCCCAAGTATTATTGTTCATTTTCAAGCCAAATTAAAAGTATTCATCGACAAAGTTGAATACTTTAAATTGTCCAGCAGTCGCGAtacttaaataatttaatccaGGCATGTTTTACATTATCAGGACTGCTTTTATTATTGATGATCCAAAGTCTAAGCACGGAAGATCAATGAGAAgaaggtttttttctttaaatttataaCATGTAAATTCGTTGATACTTCAACATTTGACGGTATTccaatttctaaaaaaattgatgtaagaTTGAAGGATCGATGTAATTGGAGATTGGTGATCAgtaggaaagaaagaaatcaaagCACTAATAGCAGACATCCAGCATCTTGAACATTGTATCTTGTGTCTGGTATCACCTGCACACTGAAAATGATGAGCTGCGGGAACATAACCATCGGCGTTTGGATGATGTTAAACAGAGTGAGCGATACAAAAACCAACGTAGCATCCAGAGTATGTGTTTCATCGATGAGTACGTACGTAGCTAAGGATGTGAGGCATACCTATACAcacttcaatttttgaatatctcGTAAATCCCATTTTGTCGGTATGAAGAGAcggaaatcaaatttttgaactATGGATCACATGTTTTACGAATGCAATTAAAATTCATGTGAAGTTAAGAAAATTATCCCAAATTCAGCAACAGTATCACCCATCCTCAAAGTGGAATAAATGTGAGATGAATCACTATTTTGGATGCTTACTGTAAGGATGCCTTTTGCATCCATCActactaaaatttttcataattatcaaTTCGCGAAATGATGGTGTTCAGTGCCTTGATTACTCATTGTATTTCCTAAAGATCATTGTGTATTGCAAAATGACCAATATCggataaaacaaaaagattTCATAAATTAGAAAGTATTTAATATAATCTTGGGGTATTATTTGTGGCGTAAAATCAATCACAATTGTTATTAAGGTTTCACAGTAATGAAAACTGAATTCAACATGAAGTAGGTATGTCAAGGGCGAAATATATAACTGACTTACCAAAAAAGGGGCACAGGACCAGATGAAGCTTGTACCGGCATTGAGGTAAGCAGCTTCCTTCAAAACCTGTATCTCTTTGTTCCTAATCTTCAATATTTGCTGTTCAAAAGATGGTTCCCAGGCATATAGCTTTAGAACTTTAATGCCATTCAATACCTCGTTCATTAATTTAACTCTTTCATCTTTGCACTTCATTTGCCTGATTTGTAGCGTTTTTACTTTATTAGCAATCAGTGCATTGACTGGGATTAAGATAATCATAACAGCAAGACCAGCCAGCACGGATGCTCCAAGGGTATCCCATAAGAAATACAAAGCGAGCATAATCTGCAATGGTGCTGACCAAATCATGTTTATGTACGCAGTTAGGTCCATGAATCTTTGAGCATCGACGGACATTAGATTTACGATTTCGCCAACAGTTGACTCTTTACGCGCAGCATTTGACATTCTCAAAGCTTTACGATAAATAGCTGCAATCAGTGCTGTGCGAATCCGTAACCCAACTAAGAACATTCGATTGAAGTATTGAGACAAGACCAGTGTTTGAACAGTTGCCGTTAAGAAAAGTAGGACAGCATAAAAGTATCCCTTCCACAAAGGTTCGCCAAAATTGCCACTAGAGTCCTTGGTTTCAACAAAAGCAATGAGAAATCTAGAAAagaagattgaaatttttatatgaaatGCCGCAGCATTGATTACACAGAAAAATGAGCAGTGTGAGTGTAAAGCAgtgacatattttttgatattcaagTTTATATATACTTCAATATTTGTGGACTGGCGAATGTTAAAATATCCTGAGACAGTTTCAGTAGTGAgccaaataaaaatgttggtcCGAACGCCTTACAGAGAGCTGGCAAGATCGAggctattttttttcgtctcgcACTATTGAAGTCTACTTGACCTGAGGATTTTCTGAATGATGCCTTTGTACCTTGTGCACTGTAAAAAGTAAACTGGTTAATTACATATTACAAAACATCTATGGATTGTAAGACAGCGAGTTCTCAATATTATTATCCTTACCCAAAATATGTCCAAAACAGCCTTGATAGCaataatataaacaatacaatatattcgaaaaattacacgtgaaaaataatcaaatatgaagattttgtattatattaaGTATAACATATAAATTCCCTGCGCCtgatgatgaagaagaaatGGACGGAATTTCAAAACCTTAGAAATACACGTACTTATCCGTTTTTCTTAAAGTTTCCATCCAATATTTATCAAACTTTGGTACAATTTCTGCAGCTGTATCTTCAGGATTCATTGCCCAGAGATCATCTGTTTCAAGAGGTTTTTTAAAACCTTTCCATGCCATAGGATCAAACCAAGTGAACAGGATTTTCGATGGAAATGATGAATTTGTTTCGGGACATGGTCGTTCCAcctataaataattaatgtcAGATAACTCTTGTTTGGTACTTTCATGTTTTACGTAGAGGTAGATTACGTCATATACTCACCGGTTTATATTCAGAAAACCTTGGTTCGCCATCAACGAAAAAGTGTAGCAAGAACAGGACCAGAACCACTGGATAATAGATCATGTAAGAGACATATGAGTATGTTACCTCggtctgaaaaattttaattcattcatGCTGGGGTGCATTTTCATATCCTCGGCACATGCTGTATAcaacgaatattttcaaacaaaaaagaaaatatgaaaaactcTAAAGTTTGAATTAGAATTATTACTTATGACAGAACTTACCGATTGATTATGTCCACGTATTATACTTCTGTACTGGACGGCCCCGCACAAAGCAAGTAAGAACCAGAACAGGAAAAGTAATCCAGATGTCCGCATTCCATATTTCCTATTGTATAAAAGTAGCACTAACGCCATAGCCTGGTGCATAGAAATCGAATATAAATGGTAGAATAAAGGTTAAAAATATGACATGCTACGTTAGGGTCTTTCTTTCCAAAATAAGGGGTAACAGACATAAAGTCAGTTTTTGTAATACACTTTGCCGATAAACAGTACAAACTACTGCAAAGTTATGCTTTTAGTTTTAGAAGATGTATATAATGTTCAAGGACATGCTCGATCAAAATGTATGTCAtacgatttttatatttatcattGTCAGCTGCAAGTAATATTTCAGCATTGAAATTCCAAACCTTGTTATAAAGCACGAATGATTTCACACAGAGTGTAATTTCATTCTCCCATAtccattatttatatattcatatacgtCCCAGTTATTACCAATCTACCATTAGAACGATAGTGATACGcgtttgttttattataaacaaagATACTTACAAAACTGATGAGCTTGATAAGCGGGGTGCAATAATCCACGCTGTAAACTGTTTCACCATTGGCCTGAGAATAGATTGCATAGCCAAGATCAGCTATCGAAAGTATGACTAACAGAGAAGTTAGTAATAGTTTAGATATAAGTATCCATGTAAACGGTATGTTCCTTCTTTTGCTACTTAAGATGTAGTAAGTTTCCATTGAACAAAATGTCCAGAGAAATACACAAGGCGTCCATACTAATACTGTTTTTTGAAAGCATTCTGTGAGATCTGGATTGTCTGTGTACCACGTCACGTTTAGATcctgaaataaatattacgcATCATTGTATTTGTCTCACATTCtgaattgaatgaattgaagaaagaataaattaacaAAACATCGCTCTAATGAGCCAAGAGATTCCCATGCATGGGTAGCATAGAAAATGAAGGCTTATTCATATGCTACCAGATCAAATTTGTAAGAGTACACGAAgccacaattttcaaaattagcTTATGGTAGATACAGGCAGTGTAACAAACTAGTAGAGTTAAATAAGAGAAAGAATGTAAGAAATACATAAAGAGACGTTTCAGGACGAATGATGTACAAAGTACATGTCATTCCTGTATAACTTATAGATCAAAAAGTGGAGTGTTGTGGGTTTGATAGCATAAAATTCCAAGCGATCCATACgtcgtgataatttttttcactatcgGAGTTAGACTGCAGGTGATAAAACATTTGGAAACTGTTGGAGTGTCAGAGAGAAAACTAGAGACTGCAAATTATTGAAACACTAAATTAGTAACATCAGCATTATGAAacattgtcaaaaaaaatactattttgcaatttaaaaaacatgaaaacgTCGTGCTTCATCATGATCTACTGAATTTGAGACAGTTCTAACGTTACCCtgcaaaataacaatatttcctaaacatgcatcgttacaatACCATTACTAATTTCAGCTTCATgaattgttaaatttgaaagggtacgaaaaaaaaaataaaataaaa is drawn from Neodiprion fabricii isolate iyNeoFabr1 chromosome 3, iyNeoFabr1.1, whole genome shotgun sequence and contains these coding sequences:
- the LOC124179091 gene encoding multidrug resistance-associated protein 1 isoform X3, which codes for MSNHSMDNFCGSAFWDLNVTWYTDNPDLTECFQKTVLVWTPCVFLWTFCSMETYYILSSKRRNIPFTWILISKLLLTSLLVILSIADLGYAIYSQANGETVYSVDYCTPLIKLISFAMALVLLLYNRKYGMRTSGLLFLFWFLLALCGAVQYRSIIRGHNQSTEVTYSYVSYMIYYPVVLVLFLLHFFVDGEPRFSEYKPVERPCPETNSSFPSKILFTWFDPMAWKGFKKPLETDDLWAMNPEDTAAEIVPKFDKYWMETLRKTDNAQGTKASFRKSSGQVDFNSARRKKIASILPALCKAFGPTFLFGSLLKLSQDILTFASPQILKFLIAFVETKDSSGNFGEPLWKGYFYAVLLFLTATVQTLVLSQYFNRMFLVGLRIRTALIAAIYRKALRMSNAARKESTVGEIVNLMSVDAQRFMDLTAYINMIWSAPLQIMLALYFLWDTLGASVLAGLAVMIILIPVNALIANKVKTLQIRQMKCKDERVKLMNEVLNGIKVLKLYAWEPSFEQQILKIRNKEIQVLKEAAYLNAGTSFIWSCAPFLVSLVSFATFVLSNEENVLDSTKAFVSLSLFNILRFPLSMLPMMISNMVQTSVSVKRINKFMNSEELDPNNVQHDPSELHPLVIENGTFTWCVDESDKPTLRNINLHVQQGHLVAFVGSVGSGKSSLVSALLGEMDRLGGRVNTKGSIAYVSQQAWIQNATLQDNILFGKSLDKSLYNRVIEACALKPDLEMLPAGDKTEIGEKGINLSGGQKQRVSLARAVYSNADIYFMDDPLSAVDSHVGKHIFDNVIGPSGMLKKKTRVLVTHGITYLPEVDDIIVIKNGEVTERGTYKQLLEKKGAFAEFLVQHLQEVGNLEADAVSEADLDELKQQLESTIGTDDLQQKLSRARSRVSESHSDSGSVNEKRSLNGSLKRQYSIDSHNSVSLLHRNSVKEKDALPVKVGEKLIEVEKTETGSVKWKVYSHYLRSIGWFLTVSTIVMNAVFQIFSIGSNAWLSKWSDDNTTVSDTAKRDMYLGVYGGLGLGQASFVLLSQLTMAVGCIRSSKLLHVELLFGVLRSPVGFFDITPSGRIINRFGKDIDTVDNVLPPTIRGWLLCLTSLGCWLAARRMHLVMLRGVMRAPLTFFDTTPTGRIISRFAKDVDVLDTSLPQQISDSIYCLFEAVGTVVAICYSTPLFAVVILPIGVVYYFVQRFYVATSRQLKRLESVSRSPIYSHFGESVTGAPTIRAYGLQDRFIAESESRVDFNQVCYYPSVIANRWLAIRLEMVGNLIIFFAALFSVLPKEDLTAGGVGFSLSYALQITQTLNWLVRMTSDVETNIVAVERIKEYGETPQEAPWEIPNCSPPADWPSEGRVEFRDYKVRYREGLDLVLKGLTFTVNGGEKVGIVGRTGAGKSSLTLSLFRIIEAAGGKIFIDGLDISQMGLHALRSRLTIIPQDPVLFSGTLRLNLDPFEQHTDDQVWKALEHAHLKEFVKGLPSGLLHEVTEGGDNLSVGQRQLICLARALLRKTRVLILDEATAAVDLETDDLIQRTIREEFKNCTVLTIAHRLNTILDSDRVIVLDKGYITEFDDPETLIQQKTSAFYSMAKDAGLAA